A genome region from Solanum pennellii chromosome 12, SPENNV200 includes the following:
- the LOC107007616 gene encoding uncharacterized protein LOC107007616, with translation MEPWHDFIGKIVMVTGASSGIGLELCLDLAKAGCNIIAAARRVDRLKSLCDEINSKGNRRAFALELDVTADGAAIESALQIGWDAFGHIDVLINNAGVRGSVRSSLELREEEWEHTFNTNLKGAWLVSKCVCRRMRDAEQGGGSVINISSAAALNRVVYKGSLAYASSKMALDMVTKIMAIELGVDNIRVNSISPGFFKSEITEGLFKLKGFHKFLLKTVPLRFIATTDPGLTSLVRYLIHDSSKYVTGNVFIVDGGSTIVGVPIFSSL, from the exons ATGGAGCCGTGGCATGACTTTATTGGAAAAATAGTGATGGTAACCGGTGCATCATCAGGGATCGGGCTAGAGCTCTGTCTCGACTTGGCCAAAGCCGGTTGTAACATCATCGCTGCTGCTCGTCGTGTTGACAGACTGAAATCTCTATGCGATGAGATCAATTCAAAAGGCAACAGACGTGCATTTGCCCTCGAACTTGATGTTACTGCTGATGGTGCTGCAATTGAGTCCGCTCTACAAATAGGTTGGGATGCCTTTGGACATATCGACGTCTTGATTAACAACGCTGGCGTTAGAG GTAGTGTGAGGTCTTCATTGGAATTAAGGGAGGAAGAGTGGGAGCATACTTTTAACACGAATCTAAAAGGGGCATGGTTGGTGTCAAAATGTGTTTGTAGACGAATGCGCGATGCTGAACAGGGCGGAGGATCTGTTATTAATATCTCTTCAGCTGCAGCTCTGAATCGAGTAGTATACAAAGGGAGTCTTGCTTATGCTTCTTCAAAGATGGCTCTTGACATGGTCACTAAG ATCATGGCTATTGAGTTAGGAGTAGATAATATCAGAGTGAACTCAATATCTCCAGGATTTTTCAAGTCTGAGATAACAGAAggtcttttcaaactcaaagggttccataagTTCCTTTTGAAGACTGTTCCTTTGAGATTCATTGCAACGACAGATCCGGGTTTAACATCACTTGTTCGATACCTGATTCATGATTCTTCCAAATATGTAACGGGAAATGTTTTCATCGTCGATGGTGGATCAACCATTGTAGGTGTTCCCATCTTCTCATCATTGTAG